A segment of the Alistipes communis genome:
TCGGATTGTACGTTTATCGGTCGGCAGCATCGAGCCGATTTCAAACCGCTTCGCTTGAATATCGACAAACCCTCCAAACCTCCCTTTGAAAAGGGAGGCTTCTGCGGCGGGTGTGTAGTTGTATGTTGCCATGAGCTTGTTATCTATTTCTCGTTCAAAATCCGGTTGAATTCCTCTTTCAGTTCCACGACGGTGAAGGGCAGGCCCTCGCACTTGTTATACTGCCCGAAGCGGAATTCCTGGAACTGCTGGCGCAGGTAGGAGGCCAGCTGCCCTTCGTTGAGCTCGCAGACGACGATGCGGCGGAAACCGCCGAGGATCTCGCGCACGCCGTGCGGCAGCGGGTGGATGTAGTTGAAGTGGCACAACGAGATGCGCTTGCCCTCCTCCTGCAACTGCTCCACGGCGCTCTGCACGTTGCCGCGCGTACCGCCCCAGCCGATCACCAGCAGGTCGCCTTCGGCCGCGCCCATGACCTCCTGACGCGGCAGGTCGTCCGCCACGGCCGCTACCTTGGCAGCGCGGGTGCGCACCATCTCCTGATGGTTGGCCGGTTCGTAGGAGATACACCCTTTCAGACAGTGTTTTTCGAGGCCGCCGATGCGGTGTTCGAGGCCCGCCTTGCCCGGGAAGGCCCAGCCGCGGACGTGGCGGGCGTCGCGGGCATAGGGCATGAACGCCTCGCCCTCGGGGTGCGGTTCGACCACGGGCGGACAGATGGCGGGGTAGTCGCTCATCTGCGGGATGCGCCACGGCTGCGAACCGTTGGCGATGAATCCGTCGGTGAGCAGGATCACGGGCGTCATGTGCTCCATGGCGATCTTGCCCGCTTCGAAAGCGAAACGGAAGCAGTCGCCGGGCGTCGAGGCTGCGAGCACCACCACGGGACACTCGCCGTTGCGGCCGTAGAGCGCCTGCATCAGGTCGCTCTGTTCGGTCTTGGTCGGCAGACCCGTCGACGGGCCGCCACGCTGGACGTCGACCACCACTAGCGGCAGTTCGGCCATGACGGCCAGACCGAGCGCTTCGCTTTTGAGCGAAAGTCCCGGGCCGGAGGTCGTCGTGACGGCGAAATTGCCGGCGAAGGCGGCGCCGATGGCCGTGCAGATGCCGGCGATCTCGTCTTCGGCCTGCACGGTCTTCACGCCCAGCTCCTTGTGCTTGGCCAGCTCTTCGAGAATCACCGTGGCCGGCGTGATGGGGTAGGAGCCGCAGAAGAGCGGTAGCCCCGCCTTTTCGGCGGCGGCCATCAGTCCCCATGCCGTGGCGACGTTGCCGTTGATCGAGCGGTAGGTGCCCTTTTCGAGCGGTGCGGCCGGTACGGCATAGGTGTTGGCGAACTGGTGGGTATTGGCTGCGAAGTTGTAGCCCGCGTCGATAGCCCGTTTGTTGGCCTCGGCGATGAGCGGGTTTTTGCGTGCGAATTTCGAGTCGAGGTACTTCTTGGCGTGGTCCTCCGGACGGTGGAAGAGGTAGAAACAGATGCCCAGCGCGAACATGTTCTTGCACTTGACCACCGACTTGTTGTCCAGTTCCAGCTCTTTGAGCGCCTCGCGGGTCATGGTCGTGATGCCGGGCACGACGAGGTTGTGACCGTCGAGTCCCAGTTCCGCGATCGGATCGTCGGTCGTGAAACCGGCCTTGCGCAGATTGGTTTCGGTGAGCGAATCGCCGTCGATGATGACCGTCGCTCCCGCTTTGAGCCAACGGCGGTTGGCTTTGAGTGCCGCGGGATTCATCGCTACCAGTACGTCGCAGTAGTCGCCGGGGTTGATGACGCGCCGTGCGCCGAAATGGACCTGGAAGCCCGATACTCCGGCCACGGTTCCCTGCGGCGCACGAATCTCGGCGGGGTAGTCCGGAAAGGTCGAGATGCCGTTGCCCATGAGCGCCGAGGTGTCGGAGAAAAGCGTCCCCGTGAGCTGCATTCCGTCGCCCGAATCGCCCGAGAAGCGGATGACGACGTCTTGAAGCTCTTGTACATGCTCTTGATTCATCGCTTTATCGTTAAATGAATGGTTTGTTTTCACGTTTTGTATCCAGCACTTCCGGCGGGGTTCCTTTCCGGAAGGCGTCGAATGGGAGGGGCGCCTCTTCGGGAATCGCCTCTTTCGACGAGGTTTTCCGGCCGGAAACGGTATCCGCCGGCCTTGTTGCAGGATGGGTAAACCGTGGGCAAATATATAAAATTTCCGGCATATTGGCACGGCGAAACTGAAAAACGGACGCTCTTTTCCTGCCTCAGTTTTTTATCGAGCCTTTTGTTCGTTAAATTATTTAAAATATATCGGCCGGTTCATTCGCTTGCGATTCGCACCGTTCGCGTCGGCCTGGAAAGGGAAACGGCGTGTTTTCCGGCGGGAATTCCTCTGTCCGGCCCTCCTGCCCACGGAGAAATAATTATTGATTATTTTTATTTATTCGGAGGGCTATATGAGTCGTCCGACTGCAAATTTGCGATTTTTTAGCACGATATTTATTTATCGTGATTTCGTTTTTATGGATTTGGCGAACGGGTGTGGCTCGGGTCGCATGTTTTTCGTTAAGATGTATGGGGTTGCGCTTTCTCCGGCCATGCCAATGCCATAGCCGGAGAAAGATTGACGCAGACGAACTTCCTTTCGGCGCACGGTTTGCAAAAGGTCCGTTCCGTAATTCGAAAGCGATCCGAAGCCGTTGATTGTCCGAAACTTTCCGGATTCGGGACGGACGGTTTTTACCGGATCTTCCTTATTCAGCTTACGATTCGGAACGAGCGGAGCGCTTTTCGGGAGAATATTCCTTTAAAACGGCCGTTCGGCCGATGTATTATCCGTTTAGATAGCGGATGCGTTTTTATGATATATCTTTATATCGTTGTCGGGCCGGATAATTTGTCGTACATTTAACAACTCTCTCTTTTCGAGTCCGGAACGGCGGGCGGGTTCCGTCTCGGGCAGGGACGCTCGCAGGCTGCGGTATGCCGGACGCGGAAGAGGGAAAATGAATTTCAATCATCAAAATTTATGTTGAAGCCTATGAAAAATTTCAGACTATCGGCGCTTTTGTGTTGCGTTTCGCTGTGCGGTTTCGCCGCCTGTTCGGACGACAAGACCGACGATCAGCCGGAACCGCAGGCCTATCAGGTCACGCAGTTCGAATCGAGTACGATTCCGGCCTCGATTCCCGGTGAAGGGGGGGGGTATAAACTGACCTTCGTCATCAGGACGGAGACGCGCTCGACGGGCGCGACCTTCGAACCGTGGGCTTATCGCCTGACGCTCGGCGACGTGGTGGGCGACGCGGTGACGGTCACGAAGCCCACGACCGAAATCGCGATTACGATTCCGCCTAACCGCAGCAAGGAAGAGCGCGGCGTGGCGGTCGAGATGGCCTTCGGGGTGAAGGCCGAGACGTGGACGAAGATCGTCGAGGCGACGCAGGAGGGTTCGCTGAAAGATTACCAGGTGACCAAGTTCGAGTCGACGACTATTCCGGCGACGGTTCCTGCCGGCGGCGGCGATTACGACGTGCTGTTCCGGCTGGAGGTCGAGACCCGTGCGGCTGCGCCGCTGTTCGTCGCATGGCAGTATCGCGTGACGCTGGGCGATGCGGTCGGCGATGCGGTCGAGGTGACCGAACCGACCGAGAAGATCGGCATACATATCGACGCCAGTGAGAGCGTCGAGGAGCGTGCCGTGATCGTGGAGATGGCCGAGGTGGCCGAGACGCCCGTGTGGACGAAGATCGTCGAGGCGAAGCAGGAGGCGGGCAGGAAGGAATACGAGGTGACGGAGTTCGAGTCGACGACCATTCCCGCGTCGGTACCCTTCGCCGGCGGTGACTACGAAGTGAAGTTCCGCACGAAGATCGAGACCCGTGCCACGCCGCAGTTCGAACCGTGGCAGTACCGCTTGACGGTGGGCGAAGCGGTGGGCGAGCCGGTTGCCGTCAACGAACCCACGGAGAGCGTGGCCGTGCATATCGGCGCCAACTATTCGGAGAAGGAGGTCGACGTGATCTTCGAGACGGCCGCTGCGTCGCAGACGCCCGTGTGGACGAAGGTCGTCGAGGCGAAGCAGCAGGCCGGCATGGAGCTGCTCGGCGGTTTCTACTGGACTAAGAGCAATGTCTCGGTCAAGAACGACCGGTTCGTACTGGCCGACAAACCGTCGGATTCGGGCCTCTTCTTCCGTCATGAGAGCGGTTACGGCGTGCCGTCGGACGAAGCGACCTATGCCGGGACGGCCTATACGCCCGCTCCGGTGCAGATCGCGATCGATGCGATTCCCCAGAACGAAGGCGTCGATCCTTGCAGCCTCATCGATCCCGCTCTGCGAATGCCGACTTACGCAGAACTTTCGGAACTTTACTACGGCGAGGACGTACAGCGCACGCAGGACGGCGTTACGGGAATGGGCTATACGGGCGTATCGCTCTTCCTGCCCTATTGCGGTGTCATGAGCACCGAAACCGGTACGTCCGTCGGAAAGTCGACGTTCGGTGGTTATTGGGGCTTGGGCGGCGATTTCCACGGCAACGGCGTGATCTATTCGCTGAACGGCGAGATAGGATATTCGCTCCTGGATTACGATGCGGTCGGTACCAACATGGCCATGGTGCGCTGCGTGCGGAACGTTCCGCAGCCGAAGTACGTCATGCACACCCTGCCCGAAACGGTCGATTACAAGGCCTTCTCGCTGAACGTGGAGACCGATCCGGGTGCCTTCACCTACTACGATGTCACCGTATGGGGCGACGACGGCACCCTTACGCAGACGGGGGCTACGGACGCCCGGCCGCAGGTGTCGGTGGGTATCCCGAAGAACGATACGAAGCAGGACCGGACATTGCGCCTCTTCGTCAACCATATCTATACAGGCGTCGAATTCGTACAGCCCGCAATGACCGATTATGCGCTCTATGTCTCCCATACGCCGGCTTCGGCCGAATACGGAGCCTTCACGCTGAGCGTGACCTGCGACAGCGACATGGCTTCGTTCCCCGTCGTGGTCAAGGGCAGCGACGGCGGCGAGTGGTCGGGTACCGGTTCGAAGGAGAATCCGACCGTCGAAATCGCCATTCCGGAGAATACCGGCGAGGAGCGCACGCTCTCGATCTGGGTCAACGGCGTGGATACGAAGAAGACCGTGAAGCAGGGAAAACAGGTCGTACCGCTGGTCTACTCGGTCGTATGGAGCGAAGGGTATCTGACCGTCAGGGACGGCGCTTATGTCTTTGCGGCCCCGAAGGAGCGCGGAATGTATTTCAAGTATAAGAGTCAGTACGGTTTCGCCCTGCCTGACCCGCTTGAATCCAAACCGAAGTATGGCGGTGTGGTGTATGGGCCGACTGCGACGGAGATGGCGTATGCCGACATTCCGTATGGCGATACCGATCCCTGCTCGCTGGTGGCTCCCGCCGGCACGTGGCGGATGCCGACAGCCGATGAATTGATCGAACTTACATCCGAAGGTTCGAAGGAATTCGTTGTCGATACCTACCGGTTGTGCAGCGACGGCGAGCAGGATGTCTACCTCGTACCGAGCGGACAGAGTACGGGATCATCCCTGATGCTTCCCACAGCCTCGCTGATGTGGTCGTCGGACGCGGGCGATGCAGGGAAGGCCCGTTATCTGGCGTGGTCGAATACCGCGACCGGCAAGCCTATGGTTTCCAGCGGCGGTACGAGCCAGGCCAATTCGATGATGGTACGTTGCGTCCGTGCGAAATAACGCTCCGTCCGGCAATAATTGAGATATGCCCCGAATATTCGGGGCATATCTCTTTTTGCGGGTTCGTCTTTTCGCGTGTCGTAGGTTCCGGGACTTCTTCGTCGCAGCGAGGAACAGCATTCCGCATCGGATTGCTGCGGGTGCCGGTGTCCGATGCGGAGCCGCGTCTTTCGGTGCGGCTCCGCATCCGTCGCCGTTCGGCCCGACGGTTCGGGTCTCAGCGCATGGAGTTCATCCGGATGCTGGCCTTGACGAGCGCCAGTGCACGGATGCGGGCGATCTCGACCTCTTTGTCGGCGTGGTGGGGATTCTGGCTGACGAGCTTCACGTAGCCTTTGCGGTCGGATTTCTGGATGTATTTCACCGTGACGTACTCCTCGCCGTCGATGTCGATCGACAACAGATACATGTCGCCCCAGAAGACGTCGCCGATGTCGTGCAGCTGCTTGTAGAGGACGATGTCGCCGCTTTTGAGCAGCGGATACATCGAATCGCCCACGATGTAGATCGCGCCGTCGCATTTGGGGAGGTTGGGGATGTGGATGAAATTGACGGGTTTGAGCTGCGCCTGGTCGCTGAACAGCGGTACGAGTCCCGCCGTCCCCTCGATCGAATAGAGCGGCACGCTCTGCAACGGCAGCGAGTTGTCCGTGCGGTGCAGGTAGGAGGTCAGGTCGGGTTCGGCGTTGAACATGCAGCCCTTGCCCGTTTCGAGCCAGTCGGGGTTTACGTTCAATTCCTGAACCAGAATGTTGCGATTGCGCGACGAGAGCGCCGCCTTGCCTGTTTCGATCATCGAGAGTGCGGCTTTCCCGATCCCAAGATGTTGAGCCAGTTGCTCTTGCGTCATTCCGAGCTCTTTTCGTATCAGTTTTACCCGTTGATTCATGGCAATTTTATTAGAAAAATCGATACAAATAATTGAACTTTTTATTGTAAAATCAAATATTTGAACCTATATTTGTCTTCGCAAAGTTAAACTATTTATTCATAAAAAACAAAAAACACCTTAAAATCTTTTCCTTGCCATGTTTCAAGTTTCATCCGAACTTTACGATGAGATTGCGATCCGGTTGCGCGAAGCGTTCGGTGGCGGCGGTTTCTATTCGGGAAGCGTCGAGTGTGCGGTCGGGGAGACCTTGTGCAGGTTGACGGCGTCGCTCGTTCTCTACCGCAGCGACGACCGTTGGCCCGAAGGGTGTCGCCGACGGCTTACGGACGTGGTTCCCGTGTGGTGGGAATTCCACACCGTGACAGCCGACGGGGAGGTGCTCAACGATTTTTCGTTCGCCGAACTGCGGCCCTGCCTGCTCGTGTAGTCTCATCGGCGAAGGTCGCTGTTCCCGCTCCGGGAGCGACGGCTCCCGACCTTCGCCTTCGGTGCCGTGTTCTCGTCCGGCCCGCCCGTACAGGGGTGCGCCCGGCCCGATGAAACCGGTTCCTGTGCAGACCGCCCGTCGGGGCCGTCGTCCCGAAGGTCTGCCGCCGGCAGCTTCGACATCCGGTCGAGGCTGCCGGATTTTTATTCCGTTCGCAGTCGAATGGCGCTCGTCCGATCGGGCGGTTTTGACGTATCGTCCGGTAAGGTTGGGGATGCCGGCGGCGGAATGTTTAGTTTCTGAGGGTTCCGATGTGGAGATCAAACGATGTGGAAGCGCTGGGCTGTTTGTCCGATGCGTTGCGGGACGAA
Coding sequences within it:
- a CDS encoding 2-oxoacid:acceptor oxidoreductase subunit alpha, with product MNQEHVQELQDVVIRFSGDSGDGMQLTGTLFSDTSALMGNGISTFPDYPAEIRAPQGTVAGVSGFQVHFGARRVINPGDYCDVLVAMNPAALKANRRWLKAGATVIIDGDSLTETNLRKAGFTTDDPIAELGLDGHNLVVPGITTMTREALKELELDNKSVVKCKNMFALGICFYLFHRPEDHAKKYLDSKFARKNPLIAEANKRAIDAGYNFAANTHQFANTYAVPAAPLEKGTYRSINGNVATAWGLMAAAEKAGLPLFCGSYPITPATVILEELAKHKELGVKTVQAEDEIAGICTAIGAAFAGNFAVTTTSGPGLSLKSEALGLAVMAELPLVVVDVQRGGPSTGLPTKTEQSDLMQALYGRNGECPVVVLAASTPGDCFRFAFEAGKIAMEHMTPVILLTDGFIANGSQPWRIPQMSDYPAICPPVVEPHPEGEAFMPYARDARHVRGWAFPGKAGLEHRIGGLEKHCLKGCISYEPANHQEMVRTRAAKVAAVADDLPRQEVMGAAEGDLLVIGWGGTRGNVQSAVEQLQEEGKRISLCHFNYIHPLPHGVREILGGFRRIVVCELNEGQLASYLRQQFQEFRFGQYNKCEGLPFTVVELKEEFNRILNEK
- a CDS encoding DUF1566 domain-containing protein, yielding MKNFRLSALLCCVSLCGFAACSDDKTDDQPEPQAYQVTQFESSTIPASIPGEGGGYKLTFVIRTETRSTGATFEPWAYRLTLGDVVGDAVTVTKPTTEIAITIPPNRSKEERGVAVEMAFGVKAETWTKIVEATQEGSLKDYQVTKFESTTIPATVPAGGGDYDVLFRLEVETRAAAPLFVAWQYRVTLGDAVGDAVEVTEPTEKIGIHIDASESVEERAVIVEMAEVAETPVWTKIVEAKQEAGRKEYEVTEFESTTIPASVPFAGGDYEVKFRTKIETRATPQFEPWQYRLTVGEAVGEPVAVNEPTESVAVHIGANYSEKEVDVIFETAAASQTPVWTKVVEAKQQAGMELLGGFYWTKSNVSVKNDRFVLADKPSDSGLFFRHESGYGVPSDEATYAGTAYTPAPVQIAIDAIPQNEGVDPCSLIDPALRMPTYAELSELYYGEDVQRTQDGVTGMGYTGVSLFLPYCGVMSTETGTSVGKSTFGGYWGLGGDFHGNGVIYSLNGEIGYSLLDYDAVGTNMAMVRCVRNVPQPKYVMHTLPETVDYKAFSLNVETDPGAFTYYDVTVWGDDGTLTQTGATDARPQVSVGIPKNDTKQDRTLRLFVNHIYTGVEFVQPAMTDYALYVSHTPASAEYGAFTLSVTCDSDMASFPVVVKGSDGGEWSGTGSKENPTVEIAIPENTGEERTLSIWVNGVDTKKTVKQGKQVVPLVYSVVWSEGYLTVRDGAYVFAAPKERGMYFKYKSQYGFALPDPLESKPKYGGVVYGPTATEMAYADIPYGDTDPCSLVAPAGTWRMPTADELIELTSEGSKEFVVDTYRLCSDGEQDVYLVPSGQSTGSSLMLPTASLMWSSDAGDAGKARYLAWSNTATGKPMVSSGGTSQANSMMVRCVRAK
- a CDS encoding XRE family transcriptional regulator encodes the protein MNQRVKLIRKELGMTQEQLAQHLGIGKAALSMIETGKAALSSRNRNILVQELNVNPDWLETGKGCMFNAEPDLTSYLHRTDNSLPLQSVPLYSIEGTAGLVPLFSDQAQLKPVNFIHIPNLPKCDGAIYIVGDSMYPLLKSGDIVLYKQLHDIGDVFWGDMYLLSIDIDGEEYVTVKYIQKSDRKGYVKLVSQNPHHADKEVEIARIRALALVKASIRMNSMR